Genomic DNA from Brenneria izadpanahii:
TGCCTGAAATCCGCGCCACACAAGGCCTTACCCGAATTTTCTGTCAACGGAAGTCAATCTGAGTCCACCCACATCAATCTGCTTGTGAGTATAGAACCGAGTATATATGCTGGTTCGATATTGCTTATATACTCACAGCAGGATTATGGAAGGATAACCATTATGGCCCTGACAGATACTAAGGTACGTTCTGCTAAACCCGAGGAAAAAGAGTATTCGCTGGTCGATGGCGACGGCATGTTTTTGCTAGTTCATCCCAATGGCTCAAAATACTGGCGCTTTCGTTTTCGCTTCGGTGGCAAACAGCACCTGATGGCGTTTGGCGTCTATCCCGAAGTTTCACTGGCGGATGCCAGACAGAAGCGGGAAGACGCCAGAAAGTTGGTTGCTGCGGGCATTGATCCGCGTGAGCAAAAACGTGCGGTACAAGAAGAACAGGCGAAGGCGGTATTCACTTTTGAGTTTGTAGCCCGAGAGTGGCACGCTACCAATCAAAAGTGGTCGGAAGAGCATAGCCGCCGCGTGCTGAAAAGCCTGGAAGATAACCTCTTCTCTGCTATCGGTAAACGCAACATTGCCGAACTCAAAACGCGAGACCTGTTAGCCCCTATTAAGGTGGTTGAACAATCAGGCCGTCTTGAAGTGGCATCACGACTTCAACAACGCACAACCGCAATAATGCGCTACGCGGTACAAAGCGGGTTAATCGACTACAACCCGGCGCAGGAAATGGCGGGCGCTGTGGCATCAAGTAATCGGCAGCATCGTCCTGCACTGGAATTAAAGCATACTCCCGAGCTGCTTCAGCGCATCGATAGCTATACCGGCAGGCCATTAACGCGTTTGGCGGTAGAGTTGACGTTATTGATCTTTATCCGCTCCAGCGAACTGCGCTTTGCCCGTTGGTCGGAGATCGATTTTGAAACCTCAATGTGGACTATCCCTCCTGAGAGAAAACCGATAGAGGGTGTGAAGCACTCTCATCGTGGCTCAAAAATGCGTACTCCGCATTTAGTGCCCCTTTCCCGACAGGCGTTAGTTATTTTGAAGCAAATACAGCAATTCAGCGGCAACCATGAACTGATCTTTATTGGCGATCACGATCCGCGTAAGCCCATGAGTGAAAATACGGTGAACAATGCCTTGCGGGTAATGGGGTACGACACCAAGGTTGACGTCTGCGGTCACGGCTTCAGGACAATGGCCTGTAGCTCGCTAATTGAATCGGGGTTATGGTCGAGGGATGCAGTGGAGCGCCAGATGAGCCATATGGAACGTAACTCGGTACGGGCGGCGTACATCCACAAAGCGGAGCATCTGGATGAACGCAAGCTGATGTTGCAATGGTGGGCGGATTTTCTGGATGCGAATCGGGAGAAGGCGGTGAGTGCGTTTGATTTTGGGAAGTTATTGGCTGACTAATTCATAATAAATAACAGGTTGTAACTCTGGAAAGCGTTACAACCTAATAAAGTAGAATTATTAAAAGAGCTATTTTTTTGAACATGATTTTGACCTATAAGACTGTATACACACGCGGGTAAAGGAGGAGGCACGTATGACGCCAGAAGCGAAGGCGCGCCAGATAATCGATTCGAGGCTAGAACAAGCCGGTTGGATTATTCAGGATATGAAGCAAGTTAACCTGTCGGCAGGCCTTGGCGTAGTGATACGTGAATTCCCCACAGACAGCGGACCTGCGGATTATGTGTTGTTCATAAACCGGGATATGGTCGGCGTCATTGAAGCTAAAAGGGATAGCGCTGGTGAAAATATTACAGTGACCGAGATCCAGTCCGACCGTTATGCTTCGGCCAAACTGAAATGGCGCAAAGACTCGGCTCCTCTGCGTTTCCTATTCCAAGCTACGGGGCAAATCATCCGCTTTACTGATAATGCTGATCCCTCCCCGCGCTCGCGCGAGATCTTCCACTTCTTCAAACCGGAAACCTTGGCAACCTGGCTGGATCAACCAGAGACCCTACGACGCCGTTTGGCCGAGCAGATGCCTGCCCTGCCAGAGCGTAACTTACGCGACTGCCAAATTAGTGCAGTAACTGGTCTGGAAGCATCATTGGCCCAGAATAAGCCGAGAGCTTTAGTACATATGGCTACTGGTGCGGGCAAAACCTTTACGGCGATCACTTCGGTGTACCGACTGCTTAAATTTGGCGGTGCTAAGCGTATTCTCTTCTTGGTGGATACTCGTAACCTCGGCAAACAAGCACATCAAGAGTTCATGGCTTACACTCCGCCGGATGATGGGCGTAAGTTTACTGAACTCTATAACGTACAACGTTTGAATTCTCCGAATGTCGATCCCCATGCTCAGGTATGTATCAGTACCATTCAACGGATGTACTCCATCTTAAGTGGCGAACCTATAGACGAGTCGGCTGAAGATGTTTCTCTCAATGAGGTGCAACAAACCAGTCGGCAAGAAAAGTTTGTTCGCTACAATCCGCTTGTTCCGATAGAGACTTTCGACTTCATCATTATCGATGAATGCCATCGAAGCATTTACAACCTTTGGAAGCAGGTTCTCGATTACTTTGACGCCAGTTTGGTAGGCCTGACCGCTACTCCTGATAAGCGTACCTTTGGCTTTTTTAACGAAAACATTGTTGCTGAATACACTTATGAACAATCAGTCGCTGATGGCGTCAACGTCGGTTACGACGTCTACGAAATCGAAACGGAAATAACCAAGAAAGGTTCTGAACTTAAAGCTAAAGAATGGGTGGATCATCGCGACCGGCAAACGCGCAAAAAGCGTTGGAGTGAAACTGAGGAAGATACGATTTATTCAGGGAAAGAGTTGGATCGTTCAGTAGTTAATCCCAGTCAGATTCGCAAAGTGATCCTTGCGATGAAGAATGCAGTTGAAAAACAGATCTTTCCATCCCGGCAAGAGACACCCAAAACGCTTATTTTTGCTAAAACAGACAGCCACGCTGATGACATCATCAATATAGTGCGTGAAATCTATGACCAAGGGAATGCATTTTGCAAGAAAGTCACTTATCGATCGGACGAAGATGCGGATAGTGTCCTCAGTAGTTTTCGTAATGACTACAACCCGCGTATCGCTGTGACAGTGGATATGATTGCCACTGGTACTGATATCAAGCCGTTGGAAGTTCTGCTGTTTATGCGTGATGTTCGTAGCAAGGGTTACTACGAGCAGATGAAAGGCCGAGGTGTGCGATCGCTCGATAGCGATAGCTTGAAGCGTGTGAGTAACAGTGCTGATGGCGATAAAAGTCGTTTCGTGCTGATTGATGCTGTTGGGGTGGAGAAATCGCTTAAAACTGAGAGCCGCCCACTAGAGAAAAAGCCGAATATTGCGTTGAAGGATCTCCTTCAGGGCGTCGCTATGGGGTGTCGGGATGATGACACCGTTTTGTCATTGGCTAATCGTCTCATCCGACTTGCCAAACAGTTGGATGGCAAGGCCAAGGCTCGAATTGAAGAAGCTTCAGGGGGACTGAGTATTGGTGAGCTCGGTAAAGGTTTAATCACTGCACTGGATCCCGATGCTATTGTTGCGACAGCGCTTGATATTGCTCTCGCACAGGGGCTTATCCGTAACGAAGAGACCTTATTGCCTGAGGAGATCGCTGCTGCTCGTGCTGGCCGTGTCGCTGAAGCTTGTGCTCCTTTTGATAAACCATCATTGCGTGATGCTATTGAGAACGCTCGTCGTGAGCGAGAGCAATTGATTGATCATATCAACCTGGATCAGGTCATCTTCTCTGGCTTCTCTGAACAGGCTGAGAGCCAAGCTAAAGCTAATATTGCTGAATTTGTGAGTTATATTCAGCGGCATAAGGATGAAATTGCCGCACTTAGCTTCTTCTATCAACAACCTTACCAGCGACGGGCATTGACCTTTGACATGATCGAGGAATTGCACGAACATCTCGCCAAGCCGCCATTGATGCTGACCACTGAACGACTATGGAGTGCCTATGCGCGGGTTCAGACCAACCAGGTCAAAGGCGTTGAGCGCAAGCGCCAACTCACCGATCTGGTCTCGCTGGTCCGTTTTGCCCTGGGGCTAGAGAGTGAGCTCAAACCTTTTGCCGATGAGGTAGATAAGCGCTTCCAGACCTGGATTTTCCGCCACAACGCTCAACGTGCCAGTGCCTTTACCCCGGAACAAACCGAATGGTTGCGCCTGATCAAAGAGCATATTGCCAGCAGTTGCAGCATTCAGCGCGATGATTTTGACTACGCCGAACTGGCCGATAAGGGCGGGTTGCAGAAGGCATGGCAACTATTTGGTAAGGAGTTGGATACCTTGATAACAGAAATGAATAAGGAATTGGTGGCGTGAGTACATTGCCAATCGGATGGGCTCGGGTTGATTTTGATGAATCGGTTGATGTCGTATCAGATCGTGGATTTCGAATAAAACAAAAAGACTATCTAACGTCAGGAAAACTACCCGTAATTGATCAAGGTGAAGGATTCATCGGGGGCTACACAAATGACCTTGATGCTCAAGTCATATCACCAAGTCCGCTGATCGTTTTCGGCGATCATACACGTCGTTTCAAACTAGTAACATTTCCGTTTGCTGTTGGAGCCGATGGCGTAAAACTCTTTTCACCAATCCCTGTTTGGGAACCAAAATTCCTATTTTTACAGCTACAAAATCTCTCTATCGAAAATAGAGGGTATGGTCGTCACTTCCAGCATTTACGCAAAAAATCACTTTTTCTTGCCCCTTTCCCAGAACAAATCCGCATCGTAGAAAAACTCGAAGAGCTGCTAACAGGTCTCGATTCTGGTATGGCCGAGCTTAAAGTTGCACAGAAAAAGCTTTCTCAGTATCGCCAGTCATTGCTCAAAGCCGCCGTCGAAGGGGCTTTGACAGCAGAGTGGCGAGAGAACAACCCACCGATCGAGAGTGGATCACAACTGTTGGAACGCATTCTGCTTGAGCGCCGCGCGCGCTGGGAAGCCAAGCAGTTGGCCAAGTTCACCGAGCAGGGCAAAAAACCACCGAAGGACTGGCAGAATAAATACCCTGAGCCGGTTCAGCCCGATACCACTGATTTACCGCAACTGCCGGAGGGGTGGGTTTGGGCGAGTGTGGAACAAATTGCTTCTGATGAACAATACAGCCTTGCTATAGGACCATTTGGCAGCAACCTTAAAGTTTCTGATTACCGTGCTTCAGGTGTGCCTTTGGTCTTTGTTCGCAATATTCGCTCCGGCAATTACGGTGGTGAGAACACCAGGTTTGTATCACAGATAAAAGCAAACGAGCTAAGTGCGCATGGTGTAATGCCGGGTGATGTCGTAGTTACAAAAATGGGCGAGCCACCAGGGGATGCAGACGTATATCCAGACGATCAGCCTCCTGCGATTATCACGGCAGATTGCATAAAAATTCGATGCTGTGGCGAATTAATGAACCCATTATTTTTGAAAATAGCGATCAATTCGAATGTTGGAAAGCGTCAAATTGAGCCAATGACTAAAGGTGTAGCCCAAAAAAAGGTAAGCCTTGGTCGATTCAGTAAGTTAGCGGTCCCTGTACCACCAGCCAATGAACAATCTCTAATTGTGCGGATGGTTGGCGAAGCAGACAACGATGCTTTTGTACAATTAGCTGCCATCGATTTATCGCTCAAACAATGCAGCGCCCAACGCCAAAATATTCTGCGTGCCGCATTCTCTGGGCAATTAGTAACGCAGGAGCCTAATGATGAACCTGCCAGCGTGCTGCTGGAACGCATTCGCGCCCAGCGGGCGGAACAGGCTAAGCAGCCTAAACCTCGCATGACTAAGAAAAAGGAGAGCACCACAGTGGCTCGCAAATTAATCGATGTACTCACCGAGGCTAGCGACTGGCTGCCAGCACAAGAGGCCTTTCGCCGCTGTGGGATTGCTGATGGAGCGCAAACCGAAGAGATTGAAGCGCTGTATGCCGAATTGCGCACATTGGATAAGAGTCAGCATCTATCATTCAAGGCGGTCTTCGACTTGGTTGACACACCGGAAGGCAAAAAACACCGCAAGGTCGCCGACCATTTAAAGTGGGTTGGCTAAACCATGCGTTTAGATAAGCTCACCATAGGTAGCGCCAAAGACAGCCCAACCCACCAGTTCAAAAACCTGAAGAATGTCACCATCGACTTTGATGAAGAACATTGGGTCACCGTGGTAATTGGTTGGAACGGCACCGGAAAATCTAATGTGCTGGAAGCATTGGCTATCATCTTTCGAGATTTGATCGCCAAAAAACGCACACCCTCTTTTGCCTTTCAACTGGCTTATCGCATGGGTTCTGACGAAAAGTTGCTCCACATTCACATTGATGCCGACCCAGATCGTGACAAAGAGCCTTTCGTAATTCATGTTGCGACGGACTTGCAGGCCCGTGGTGAGGGAACTCTGACTCCATTCATCGAAGGTGAGGAGACAGTATCAGCCTTACGTGGTAACGCCATTAAGCTCACAGCCTTCTTGAAGGCAGACAGCGATTTTCTGCCTCGTTATGTGTTCAGCTACTACTCTGGCGAAAGCCCGCGTATGCATGAGATATTTCGTCCCTACCTGGAAAGCTACGATAGCAAACTGCGTAACGGCGAAGACCCAGGTTTAAAACGGTTGTTCTATGCCATGCCGGTGCATAGTCAGTTCGTTTTGCTCGCATTTTTGATTCAACAATCAGACATCGTCAGAACCTTTCTGGATGAACACCTGGGGCTAGACCCTGATGAGGGTATTGAATCCGTACTGTTTGTACTACGTCAACCACCATGGAAATCCAAGGCTACCGATGGCGATCCTCGTTTCTGGAATGCGCGTGGTGTAGTGCGTGACTTCTTATCGCGTCTCTATGACATCGCATTGGCTCCGATTGAAGTGTCTCGACAGGTATCGACATCAATCTGGAACAAAACGACTCTGCAGTTTAAGTATCTCTATGTGAAGGATATTGAGGCACTGCGGCGCTTGGTCGGTGATCAAGTCCCGGCCCAGTTTTTTCGGGATTTGGAGAGCACCTATGTTTCAGAATTAATTGAAGAAGTTCGCATTAAAGTTCGTCTTAAGAAAAACGATGGTAGCGTGACCTTTCGCGAGCTAAGTGAAGGTGAGCAGCAGCTGCTCACCGTCCTCGGCTTGCTTCGCTTTACCGCAGAAGATGAAAGCCTATTTCTGTTGGATGAGCCTGACACGCACTTAAACCCCCGCTGGAGTGTGGATTACATATCGTATCTCAAGCAGTTCATTGCGAGCGGTACTACCCATGAAGAGACCAGTCACATCTTGCTCACAACTCACAATCCTCTAGCCATTGCCGAACTGGACCGAGAGCAAGTACAAATCTTGCGGATGAGCAAGGAGGATGAACAGCGTCGGATTGTGGCCTGTTACCCAGAGATGGCACCTCGAGGAATGGGCTACGCAGCAATCGTGACCAGCGATATGTTTGGAATTGCTTCATCACTGGATCAACCTACACAGTTGCTGTTGGAAACACAGAGGGCTTTCGCCGCCAAATCACACCTCTCGGTAGAGGAACAGCAAGAACTGGATATCATCAACGCTCAACTAAATCGCCTTGGTTTTCGGTTTTTCCATCCTGATGACGAATACTCACGATATTTGCGACTTCGCAATGAAATCCTTATGGCTCGTTTTACGGTTACAAAACCAAGAGAGCTAGCGGATAGAGTGGTTGCTATGAGTCGGAGCGAGCGGGAGGCGCTTGCGACCGCTCTGATTGAAAAGCTGATGTCTGATGATGATGAGCAGATGGATAAGGTCGATCCATGAGATATATTGATATTGATGAATTAGAGTTGCCAGATGGATGGTTAGAAAAAGCGGCTACCGCCTCTGCTGCTGTTGCTGCGGGTGCTAAACCAGACGATCATTCAGCCGTTTGGCGCGAACTCAAGGATGCTTTGGCTGACCTATTTCCCAATAAAAAATGCTGGTACTGCGAGTCTCCAGTTGATCGCGCGGACAATGCAGTCGATCACTTTCGCCCTAAAGGAAGAGTGAGTGATGCAGCACACCCACATAACGGATATCGCTGGTTAAGTTTTGAACCTAAAAATTATCGTTATGCGTGCACGTTCTGTAACAGTCTGCGCAAAGACGTTGAAAGTGGGACTGTAGCAGGCAAAGCAGATCGTTTTCCACTGATTGTTGAAGCGAACCGTCTTTATGCTCCAGGCCCATTGACACAGGAAAAACCCACCTTACTCGATCCCTGCGAACTGAACGACTGGGAATTAATAGGATGCAAACAGGAAAATGGGAAACCGTGTCCGACAAGCACAGACCAATTAAAAAAAAACAGAGCTGAAGTATCTATTTCTATTTATCACCTCGACTATGAACCCACTTGCAAGCAGCGACATGCTGCTGCAGTGAGTCTTATGGCTGACATTGCACTAGCAAAGCAATTTTTTGGGCAACCGGGAATGGATGATTTCTTCACTAACGTTGCGAAAAAAATAAAACGAGCAATCAGCCTTAAGGCTCCTTTCAGTGGGGATATGATTTTTCTCTTGAGGGGACAACGAGACGCAGCTCATCCCTGGATTCAAATGTTGTTGGAACTCTGATATGAACGCAAGCACCCTAGTCCAGAAACTCTGGAACTTCTGTAACACTCTGCGCGATGATGGCGTCGGTTATGGCGACTATCTGGAGCAGCTCACCTATCTGTTGTTTTTAAAGCTGGCACACGAATATGCACAAGAGCCCTATAACCACGCCACCAAAATCCCCAAAGGCTATGGCTGGAGCAGTTTGAGCAGCAAAACTGGCGAGCCGTTAGAGGCGCATTACCTATCTACTCTGCACAAACTGGGGCAGGAGCCGGGTATGCTGGGCGCTATCTTCTTCAAGGCACAGAACAAGATTCAAGATCCAGCCAAGCTTTCTCGCTTGGTACAACTCATTGATGCGGAAAACTGGATCAGCTTGGATGCCGATACCAAAGGCGATCTCTACGAAGGTCTGCTGCAAAAAAACGCTGAGGACACCAAGAGTGGTGCCGGTCAGTACTTTACCCCCCGAGCCATCATTCAAGCTATGGTCGCCTGTATGCAGCCCGAGCCGATGAAAACCATCGCCGATCCTGCCTGTGGCACGGGGGGATTCTTTCTGGTCGTCAATGAATGGTTATCAGGTACAGGTCACTGGCTGCAAGAAAACGCCGATTGGTTGCAGCGTGAAATTCCCAAGCTCAATAGGACACAAGCGCGCTTTTTGCGTGAGGGGACCTTCTACGGTAACGAGATAGTTTCCAGCACGCGCCGCATGTGTCTGATGAACCTGTTTTTGCACAATATTGGCGAGCTGTATGGCGAACCAGCGATAGAGCGTTCCGATGCCCTGATTTCAGAGCCAAAAATCAAGGTTGATTATGTGCTGGCCAATCCACCGTTTGGCAAAAAGAGCAGCATGACCATCACCAATGAAGAGGGTGATGAAGATCGTGATGCGCTGACTTACGAGCGCCAGGATTTCTGGGAAACTACCTCCAACAAGCAGCTTAACTTTCTACAGCACATCGTCAGCATGCTGAAACTGGATGGCAAGGCTGCAGTAGTACTGCCTGATAATGTATTATTTGAAGGTGGGGTAGGGGAAAAAATTCGACGGAAATTGCTGGAAAATTGTGATGTTCACACCATACTGCGTTTACCCTCAGGTATTTTTTATGCACAAGGCGTAAAAGCTAACGTTGTGTTCTTTGACGCAAAGCCCAAAGATGGGAAAATTCATACAAAAGGAATTTGGTTCTATGATCTGCGTACTGGCAAGCATTTTACGTTAAAGACTCGTACGCTAAAACTAAATGACTTGCAGGATTTTATCGCTTGCTATAACCCAAAAAATCGTCACAAAAGACAAGAAACTGAACGTTTCAAGTTCTTCAGCTATGAAGAGCTTGTAGCTAGAGATAAGGCTAGCCTCGATATTTTTTGGTTGAAAGACGACAGCCTGGATAATCTTGAGGATTTGCCTCCACCAGATGTTCTACAGCACGAAATTATTGAACATTTAGAAGCGGCGTTAACCGCTTTCCGCGAAGTGGCTAATGAGTTACAAGTTGTATCTAAGCAGACAGATGGCTAAGTGAAAAAATCAAGGTTAGCTATCTAGAATAACGTAGTAGCTAACTTTGAGATTCAACTTTAGTGGCTCTAGACTAGAGCACGGAAAGTCTTATGAGTTATGAACTTGCTGTTTATCAATTGGTTAATAATGGTTGGCTAATTATTAATCGTTGTGGGGTATTATCTAAAGTTGGATTGACGAGGACGACCTCGTTTTTTCGATTGATTCTTTATCATTTCTCCTCGACCAAATATTCTGGAGTTATTTGGCAGCGTTAATCGTATTATACTATCGGTTTTTGTTAAGTATTTTATGGCTATTTTTAAATTATTTCTTTTCTTGTTATCTGAGTAATGTACATTGCCGATTCCTGACCTATCGTCCTGATGATAGGCTGCATTGCAGTTGAAATAGAGCCCCATGCCATCAGTTATTTTTTGTGACCAATATACTCCAACAAGTCTAGCCAATAAAATATCATTGCGAACTTTATTGCCATCAAAAAAAAAGCAAGTATGGTAATGAAATCCTTTAATGGAGCCAAATTCCATTTTCCACAAGTAACCTATACAATACTGAAATAATGAGTGTGATTGTACGCTTTTCATTAATTTTTTACGATGGATTTGAGTAGTCGCCGCTGTTATTGAATTGTATTTCGACTTTAGATACGAAAGATCAACTCTGAGCACTAAGATTTTGCTATAGTTTTCAAAAAGTTCGTCGATGTAAGACAATGAACTTAAATAGTTTTTTTTAGCTGTTCGATGAAAGTTCCGTAGTTTTCTTTTATATTTTACTGAGTTTGATTCAACCTGAAATTGGTGTAGTAAATTATTTAGCGTAATTATGTCCGCCGGGGTTGGATTTGATTCCCCTAGCGTTCTATATAGGTTGTTATTTTTTTTAATATGAAAAAACAACTCTATTAGCGGATGGGGTTTATGATATTCG
This window encodes:
- a CDS encoding tyrosine-type recombinase/integrase encodes the protein MALTDTKVRSAKPEEKEYSLVDGDGMFLLVHPNGSKYWRFRFRFGGKQHLMAFGVYPEVSLADARQKREDARKLVAAGIDPREQKRAVQEEQAKAVFTFEFVAREWHATNQKWSEEHSRRVLKSLEDNLFSAIGKRNIAELKTRDLLAPIKVVEQSGRLEVASRLQQRTTAIMRYAVQSGLIDYNPAQEMAGAVASSNRQHRPALELKHTPELLQRIDSYTGRPLTRLAVELTLLIFIRSSELRFARWSEIDFETSMWTIPPERKPIEGVKHSHRGSKMRTPHLVPLSRQALVILKQIQQFSGNHELIFIGDHDPRKPMSENTVNNALRVMGYDTKVDVCGHGFRTMACSSLIESGLWSRDAVERQMSHMERNSVRAAYIHKAEHLDERKLMLQWWADFLDANREKAVSAFDFGKLLAD
- a CDS encoding type I restriction-modification enzyme R subunit C-terminal domain-containing protein, with the translated sequence MTPEAKARQIIDSRLEQAGWIIQDMKQVNLSAGLGVVIREFPTDSGPADYVLFINRDMVGVIEAKRDSAGENITVTEIQSDRYASAKLKWRKDSAPLRFLFQATGQIIRFTDNADPSPRSREIFHFFKPETLATWLDQPETLRRRLAEQMPALPERNLRDCQISAVTGLEASLAQNKPRALVHMATGAGKTFTAITSVYRLLKFGGAKRILFLVDTRNLGKQAHQEFMAYTPPDDGRKFTELYNVQRLNSPNVDPHAQVCISTIQRMYSILSGEPIDESAEDVSLNEVQQTSRQEKFVRYNPLVPIETFDFIIIDECHRSIYNLWKQVLDYFDASLVGLTATPDKRTFGFFNENIVAEYTYEQSVADGVNVGYDVYEIETEITKKGSELKAKEWVDHRDRQTRKKRWSETEEDTIYSGKELDRSVVNPSQIRKVILAMKNAVEKQIFPSRQETPKTLIFAKTDSHADDIINIVREIYDQGNAFCKKVTYRSDEDADSVLSSFRNDYNPRIAVTVDMIATGTDIKPLEVLLFMRDVRSKGYYEQMKGRGVRSLDSDSLKRVSNSADGDKSRFVLIDAVGVEKSLKTESRPLEKKPNIALKDLLQGVAMGCRDDDTVLSLANRLIRLAKQLDGKAKARIEEASGGLSIGELGKGLITALDPDAIVATALDIALAQGLIRNEETLLPEEIAAARAGRVAEACAPFDKPSLRDAIENARREREQLIDHINLDQVIFSGFSEQAESQAKANIAEFVSYIQRHKDEIAALSFFYQQPYQRRALTFDMIEELHEHLAKPPLMLTTERLWSAYARVQTNQVKGVERKRQLTDLVSLVRFALGLESELKPFADEVDKRFQTWIFRHNAQRASAFTPEQTEWLRLIKEHIASSCSIQRDDFDYAELADKGGLQKAWQLFGKELDTLITEMNKELVA
- a CDS encoding restriction endonuclease subunit S, which produces MSTLPIGWARVDFDESVDVVSDRGFRIKQKDYLTSGKLPVIDQGEGFIGGYTNDLDAQVISPSPLIVFGDHTRRFKLVTFPFAVGADGVKLFSPIPVWEPKFLFLQLQNLSIENRGYGRHFQHLRKKSLFLAPFPEQIRIVEKLEELLTGLDSGMAELKVAQKKLSQYRQSLLKAAVEGALTAEWRENNPPIESGSQLLERILLERRARWEAKQLAKFTEQGKKPPKDWQNKYPEPVQPDTTDLPQLPEGWVWASVEQIASDEQYSLAIGPFGSNLKVSDYRASGVPLVFVRNIRSGNYGGENTRFVSQIKANELSAHGVMPGDVVVTKMGEPPGDADVYPDDQPPAIITADCIKIRCCGELMNPLFLKIAINSNVGKRQIEPMTKGVAQKKVSLGRFSKLAVPVPPANEQSLIVRMVGEADNDAFVQLAAIDLSLKQCSAQRQNILRAAFSGQLVTQEPNDEPASVLLERIRAQRAEQAKQPKPRMTKKKESTTVARKLIDVLTEASDWLPAQEAFRRCGIADGAQTEEIEALYAELRTLDKSQHLSFKAVFDLVDTPEGKKHRKVADHLKWVG
- a CDS encoding AAA family ATPase; this translates as MRLDKLTIGSAKDSPTHQFKNLKNVTIDFDEEHWVTVVIGWNGTGKSNVLEALAIIFRDLIAKKRTPSFAFQLAYRMGSDEKLLHIHIDADPDRDKEPFVIHVATDLQARGEGTLTPFIEGEETVSALRGNAIKLTAFLKADSDFLPRYVFSYYSGESPRMHEIFRPYLESYDSKLRNGEDPGLKRLFYAMPVHSQFVLLAFLIQQSDIVRTFLDEHLGLDPDEGIESVLFVLRQPPWKSKATDGDPRFWNARGVVRDFLSRLYDIALAPIEVSRQVSTSIWNKTTLQFKYLYVKDIEALRRLVGDQVPAQFFRDLESTYVSELIEEVRIKVRLKKNDGSVTFRELSEGEQQLLTVLGLLRFTAEDESLFLLDEPDTHLNPRWSVDYISYLKQFIASGTTHEETSHILLTTHNPLAIAELDREQVQILRMSKEDEQRRIVACYPEMAPRGMGYAAIVTSDMFGIASSLDQPTQLLLETQRAFAAKSHLSVEEQQELDIINAQLNRLGFRFFHPDDEYSRYLRLRNEILMARFTVTKPRELADRVVAMSRSEREALATALIEKLMSDDDEQMDKVDP
- a CDS encoding HsdM family class I SAM-dependent methyltransferase; translation: MNASTLVQKLWNFCNTLRDDGVGYGDYLEQLTYLLFLKLAHEYAQEPYNHATKIPKGYGWSSLSSKTGEPLEAHYLSTLHKLGQEPGMLGAIFFKAQNKIQDPAKLSRLVQLIDAENWISLDADTKGDLYEGLLQKNAEDTKSGAGQYFTPRAIIQAMVACMQPEPMKTIADPACGTGGFFLVVNEWLSGTGHWLQENADWLQREIPKLNRTQARFLREGTFYGNEIVSSTRRMCLMNLFLHNIGELYGEPAIERSDALISEPKIKVDYVLANPPFGKKSSMTITNEEGDEDRDALTYERQDFWETTSNKQLNFLQHIVSMLKLDGKAAVVLPDNVLFEGGVGEKIRRKLLENCDVHTILRLPSGIFYAQGVKANVVFFDAKPKDGKIHTKGIWFYDLRTGKHFTLKTRTLKLNDLQDFIACYNPKNRHKRQETERFKFFSYEELVARDKASLDIFWLKDDSLDNLEDLPPPDVLQHEIIEHLEAALTAFREVANELQVVSKQTDG
- a CDS encoding YagK/YfjJ domain-containing protein, whose translation is MNDKEWSLLESSCLHDAINDTTLLITKDYDYIKSQVRILSILNQLVRKENTSLNTNATVNNKYTTRILLEAISCIEQVKNSMCEYHKPHPLIELFFHIKKNNNLYRTLGESNPTPADIITLNNLLHQFQVESNSVKYKRKLRNFHRTAKKNYLSSLSYIDELFENYSKILVLRVDLSYLKSKYNSITAATTQIHRKKLMKSVQSHSLFQYCIGYLWKMEFGSIKGFHYHTCFFFDGNKVRNDILLARLVGVYWSQKITDGMGLYFNCNAAYHQDDRSGIGNVHYSDNKKRNNLKIAIKYLTKTDSIIRLTLPNNSRIFGRGEMIKNQSKKRGRPRQSNFR